A portion of the Lolium rigidum isolate FL_2022 chromosome 1, APGP_CSIRO_Lrig_0.1, whole genome shotgun sequence genome contains these proteins:
- the LOC124671633 gene encoding choline/ethanolaminephosphotransferase 1-like: MVYIGAHGVETLKRYRYSGQDHSVVAKYVLQPFWSRCVTLFPLWMPPNMITLTGFMFLLTSALLSYIYSPHLDTAPPRWVHLAHGVLLFLYQTFDAVDGKQARRTSSSSPLGELFDHGCDALACAFEALALGSTLMCGRLTFCFWIVAAVPFYLATWEHYFTNTLILPVINGPTEGLMLIYVSHLFTFFTGAEWWAQDFRKSIPLISLVPLPFVPEIPMYVIVLILMILFAVIPTVGSNIGNVQKVVDARKGSMELALAMLLPFVALLAGVAVWCYLSPSDIMRNQPHLLVIGTGSAFGYLVGRMILAHLCDEPKGLKTGMCMSLVFLPFAIANALAAKINNGTPLADELLVLVLYTAYTVGLYLHLAVSVCHEIKLALGIYCFRITRKEA; the protein is encoded by the exons ATGGTGTACATCGGCGCGCACGGCGTGGAGACGCTGAAGCGCTACCGCTACAGCGGGCAGGACCACTCGGTGGTGGCCAAGTACGTGCTCCAGCCCTTCTGGAGCCGCTGCGTCACCCTCTTCCCGCTATGGATGCC ACCAAACATG ATCACGCTCACAGGATTTATGTTTCTACTTACATCTGCGCTGCTTAGCTAT ATTTATTCACCCCACCTTGACACAGCTCCCCCGCGGTGGGTCCATCTTGCCCATGGAGTACTTCTCTTCTTGTATCAG ACTTTCGATGCTGTTGATGGTAAACAAGCGAGGCGCACCAGCTCATCAAGTCCTCTAGGAGAACTTTTTGATCATG GATGTGATGCCCTTGCCTGTGCT TTTGAAGCTTTGGCCCTTGGAAGCACCTTGATGTGTGGAAGGTTGACATTCTGTTTCTGGATTGTTGCTGCTGTTCCATTTTATCTGGCAACATGGGAACA CTACTTTACAAATACACTCATTCTTCCTGTAATAAATGGACCAACAGAAGGCCTGATGCTGATCTATGTCTCCCACCTCTTTACCTTTTTTACTG GTGCTGAATGGTGGGCGCAAGATTTTCGGAAATCTATCCCCCTAATTAGTTTGGTTCCACTTCCGTTTGTTCCAG AAATCCCCATGTACGTTATTGTGCTGATTCTTATGATCCTGTTTGCTGTAATCCCAACAGTTGGATCCAA TATCGGTAATGTCCAAAAAGTTGTTGATGCACGAAAAGGAAGCATGGAACTAGCATTAGCAATG CTCCTTCCATTTGTTGCGCTGTTAGCTGGAGTTGCTGTCTG GTGTTATCTTTCTCCTTCAGATATCATGAGGAACCAGCCACATCTGCTTGTGATCGGAACTGGTTCTGCTTTTGGATATTTGGTT GGAAGGatgatacttgctcacttgtgtgACGAGCCCAAAGGTCTAAAAACTGGAATGTGCATG TCTCTGGTGTTTCTTCCATTTGCTATCGCGAATGCTCTGGCCGCGAAGATTAACAATGG GACCCCTTTAGCTGATGAGCTTCTGGTTCTTGTTCTGTACACTGCGTACACAG TGGGTCTGTACCTGCATCTTGCCGTTTCGGTCTGTCATGAGATCAAGCTTGCTCTTGGAATCTATTGCTTCAG GATAACAAGAAAAGAGGCTTGA